A stretch of the Thermococcus sp. genome encodes the following:
- a CDS encoding MFS transporter: protein MDLIRKYKLFYALINMGFVGNILIIYYLTRGFNYAQIGTATAVMTAGYVLFEVPTGVVADKISRKLSVLIGLIIHTLGLPVLILLNSYPLLILYSILNALGGTFASGSLQAWLYYNLKHLGREKEYRQLMKDIKTLTIPLSATTLIIGGFLAQYYGFTLPLILTLLAEITAIVVAYTIPEYEFKKPERSYLKHTLEASRKLLRPELLWLIILSIIVTMQVSQFRKFFEPYLGDILAKNLKTTLIGTLGILGVVEAIVKVIPRLIGIHLRDKWSVKAYSLAPLVIPLLTALSVVYQNPLWIITLGIVVTVVNTAFGFNVSIELQHRIPREERATIRSLDMMVSALVMSAFYFIYGFVVDWLGLAEARLLFALILLGAGVSLKAGELLGPLKDVLKLKHMEAMIK, encoded by the coding sequence ATGGATTTGATTCGGAAGTATAAGCTCTTTTATGCTTTAATAAACATGGGCTTCGTTGGAAACATTCTCATCATCTACTACTTAACCAGGGGATTCAACTACGCCCAAATAGGAACCGCAACAGCAGTAATGACCGCCGGATACGTCCTCTTCGAAGTCCCAACCGGAGTAGTAGCAGATAAAATCAGCCGAAAACTAAGCGTCCTCATCGGACTAATCATCCACACCCTCGGCCTCCCCGTCCTAATCCTCCTCAACAGCTACCCCCTCCTCATCCTCTACTCAATCCTAAACGCCCTCGGCGGAACATTCGCCAGCGGAAGCCTCCAAGCATGGCTATACTACAACCTCAAACACCTCGGCAGAGAAAAAGAATACAGACAACTCATGAAAGACATCAAAACCCTCACAATCCCCCTCTCAGCCACAACCCTCATAATCGGCGGATTCTTAGCCCAATACTACGGGTTCACACTCCCGCTAATCCTAACCCTCCTTGCAGAGATAACCGCTATTGTAGTGGCTTACACGATTCCGGAGTATGAATTCAAAAAGCCCGAACGCTCCTACCTCAAACACACTCTTGAGGCCTCCAGAAAACTCCTCCGGCCAGAACTCCTCTGGCTCATAATCCTCTCAATCATCGTTACGATGCAAGTAAGCCAGTTCAGGAAATTCTTTGAACCCTACCTCGGAGACATCCTCGCCAAGAACCTAAAGACAACCCTAATCGGCACACTCGGAATCCTCGGAGTGGTCGAAGCCATCGTCAAAGTCATCCCAAGGCTCATTGGAATACACCTGAGAGACAAATGGAGCGTTAAGGCTTATTCCCTCGCCCCCCTCGTTATTCCACTCTTAACGGCCCTCTCTGTAGTTTACCAGAACCCGCTATGGATTATCACCTTGGGGATTGTGGTTACGGTAGTCAATACTGCCTTCGGCTTCAACGTCTCGATTGAATTGCAACACAGGATTCCGAGAGAGGAGAGGGCTACCATAAGGTCTCTGGACATGATGGTTTCAGCGTTGGTCATGAGTGCCTTTTACTTCATCTACGGTTTCGTCGTGGACTGGCTGGGACTGGCTGAGGCGAGATTACTCTTCGCCCTAATCCTCCTCGGTGCTGGAGTCTCATTGAAGGCCGGAGAACTCTTAGGCCCACTTAAAGACGTTCTAAAACTCAAACACATGGAAGCTATGATCAAATAA
- a CDS encoding type IV toxin-antitoxin system AbiEi family antitoxin, protein MNTTEVLRRLSELGDVFTKKEAQEKLGITTRQLSYYLEALLREGFLRRIAKGIYTFSLEPGRASSPHEFVLAQILVPNGAVAYWSALNYYGLTEQIPRTVFIQTPVKRGYQKLIVLDGKRFKVVVVSPEKFFGIGTIRLGRREIRITDPEKTIVDCLDKPKYCGGIIEVVKALKNARLDYEKLLEYAERMKSKAILKRLGFLSERLELGIEKEIRLSENDKKSFALLDPSMPQGGRFNYRWGLRINVPEDYWEEVE, encoded by the coding sequence ATGAATACCACGGAGGTCTTAAGACGGCTTTCCGAACTGGGTGATGTATTCACCAAGAAGGAGGCCCAAGAGAAACTTGGCATAACTACGAGGCAGTTAAGCTACTATCTTGAAGCGCTCCTCAGAGAAGGATTTCTTCGGAGAATTGCCAAGGGCATCTACACTTTCTCCTTAGAACCGGGGAGAGCATCTTCCCCCCATGAATTTGTTCTAGCTCAGATTTTGGTACCTAACGGGGCAGTTGCGTACTGGTCCGCCCTCAACTATTACGGGTTAACTGAGCAGATTCCAAGAACAGTTTTCATTCAAACTCCCGTAAAGAGAGGCTATCAAAAGCTCATAGTACTCGACGGTAAGAGGTTTAAGGTAGTCGTAGTCAGCCCTGAGAAGTTTTTTGGAATAGGCACTATACGTCTTGGACGCAGGGAGATTCGAATAACAGATCCTGAAAAGACGATAGTGGACTGCCTAGACAAGCCTAAGTACTGCGGGGGAATAATCGAGGTCGTTAAGGCTCTCAAGAACGCGAGGCTGGATTATGAAAAGTTGCTGGAATATGCTGAACGGATGAAGAGCAAAGCCATCCTGAAGCGTTTGGGATTTTTAAGTGAGAGGCTGGAGCTTGGGATTGAGAAGGAAATCAGACTTTCTGAAAATGACAAAAAGAGCTTTGCACTTCTCGACCCTTCAATGCCTCAGGGAGGTCGCTTTAACTATCGGTGGGGCCTGAGAATCAACGTTCCGGAGGATTATTGGGAGGAGGTAGAATGA
- a CDS encoding nucleotidyl transferase AbiEii/AbiGii toxin family protein has product MIEEEIKALSSELGVPVSTVEKDYAISWMLYGLWKSKFWRVLAFKGGTCLKKAYFADYRFSEDLDYTLLLEEPDTEEVQTKIADAVEVADEGPVQFLEFELRPRYGVKLFPGELLGFEVRIPFRLLTRTGNPPKIKMDITLEKYEKILLPPQERPILHGYSDSPRFSVVSVKTYSLEEILAEKIRSLFQRTRPRDLYDIWFLKSVADLESVAQILSPKFEAKSVEPDVNALQGRKPYYERAWQSSLGHQLRELPEFSTVWNDVLELVKDVLSKLDNFKD; this is encoded by the coding sequence ATGATTGAGGAGGAGATAAAGGCCCTGAGTTCTGAGCTTGGAGTCCCGGTTTCTACCGTTGAAAAGGACTACGCCATAAGCTGGATGCTCTATGGACTCTGGAAGTCAAAGTTTTGGAGAGTACTAGCATTCAAAGGAGGGACCTGCCTGAAAAAGGCATACTTTGCAGACTACAGATTTTCTGAGGATCTTGACTACACCTTGCTTTTAGAGGAGCCGGATACAGAGGAGGTTCAAACTAAAATAGCCGACGCCGTTGAAGTGGCCGATGAGGGGCCCGTTCAGTTCCTTGAGTTTGAACTAAGGCCAAGATACGGGGTAAAGCTTTTTCCAGGAGAGCTTCTTGGGTTTGAAGTCCGGATTCCGTTTAGACTGCTCACTAGAACCGGGAATCCACCGAAGATTAAAATGGACATAACTCTAGAAAAGTACGAGAAAATACTGCTTCCACCCCAGGAAAGGCCGATCCTGCATGGGTATTCCGACAGCCCAAGGTTTTCCGTGGTAAGCGTTAAGACTTATAGTTTGGAGGAAATACTGGCTGAGAAAATAAGGTCTCTGTTCCAGAGGACGAGGCCAAGGGATTTGTATGATATATGGTTTCTGAAAAGCGTTGCTGATTTAGAAAGTGTAGCTCAGATACTCAGTCCAAAGTTTGAGGCTAAGAGTGTTGAGCCAGATGTGAATGCGCTTCAAGGCAGAAAACCCTACTATGAAAGGGCCTGGCAGAGCAGTCTGGGCCACCAGTTGAGAGAACTTCCAGAATTTAGTACGGTGTGGAACGATGTCCTGGAATTAGTGAAGGATGTTCTAAGTAAGCTGGACAATTTCAAGGACTAG
- a CDS encoding MBL fold metallo-hydrolase: MRIIPLASESLGVRSLAVFVDAGGRKILIDPGIALGPKRYGLPPAKVEIEALHRMRRKLQGYARRADVVTISHYHYDHHTPFFEGLYESSSEEYAREIYERKLLFIKHPWEDINFSQKKRAWVFLKNAEPIAKKVEFADGRSFDLGGVTLEFSPAVPHGCEGSKLGFVVMVMIDDGFRLIHASDIQLLNRKAVEWIIEKVPDLLITGGPPTYLGKRAEGSWETGIRNLNEIIRETNAQIILDHHIVRDKNYPRFFDELEKRPKTFAGFLKVEDRPLEAYRRELHKIEGGEKGEVPFKLR; this comes from the coding sequence ATGAGGATAATTCCGCTCGCCTCGGAAAGTCTCGGCGTAAGGAGCCTGGCGGTCTTCGTTGACGCAGGAGGAAGGAAAATCCTTATCGACCCCGGTATCGCCCTCGGGCCGAAGCGCTACGGCCTTCCGCCGGCGAAGGTTGAGATAGAGGCACTCCACAGGATGCGCCGCAAGCTCCAGGGCTACGCCCGAAGGGCGGACGTTGTCACAATCTCTCACTACCACTACGACCACCATACTCCATTCTTCGAAGGCCTCTACGAGAGCTCAAGCGAGGAGTACGCGAGGGAGATATACGAGAGAAAGCTCCTTTTCATAAAGCACCCATGGGAAGACATAAACTTCAGCCAGAAAAAGAGGGCATGGGTCTTCCTCAAAAACGCCGAACCGATAGCGAAAAAGGTTGAGTTCGCGGACGGCAGGAGCTTCGACCTCGGCGGAGTTACGCTGGAGTTTTCTCCAGCTGTCCCCCATGGGTGCGAGGGCTCGAAGCTCGGCTTCGTTGTGATGGTCATGATCGACGACGGCTTCCGCTTAATCCATGCCAGCGACATTCAGCTCCTCAACAGAAAAGCCGTTGAGTGGATAATCGAAAAGGTCCCGGACCTGCTCATAACCGGAGGACCGCCGACGTACCTCGGTAAGCGCGCCGAGGGAAGCTGGGAAACTGGAATCAGAAATCTCAACGAGATAATCCGCGAGACCAACGCTCAGATAATCCTCGACCATCACATCGTCAGGGATAAGAACTATCCGAGATTCTTCGACGAGCTGGAGAAGAGGCCTAAAACGTTCGCTGGCTTTCTCAAGGTTGAAGACCGACCGCTGGAGGCCTATCGGAGGGAGCTCCATAAAATTGAGGGGGGTGAGAAGGGGGAGGTGCCGTTCAAGTTACGTTGA
- a CDS encoding SDR family NAD(P)-dependent oxidoreductase has product MSSFPLGGRRALITGAASGIGRATAIRFAEAGADLELVDINESGLEETKALVVEFEVDVNLHRVDLSRKVGVDALWEGLRGREPTVLVNNAGVYWFRDFTEVDEGFYEKVMAINIHSVFWMCQNFVRLRKEQGGVIINVGSIEAFLPFAKGLAHYDTAKLGVVALTRAIAREYGKRIRANVIVPGGIETEGVRRLKKEAIMKLDMEKIGISFNFNARLPMGRFGEPDEVARMILFLASDLASYMNGAIIPVDGEFLST; this is encoded by the coding sequence ATGAGCTCCTTTCCCCTGGGAGGAAGGCGGGCACTTATTACCGGTGCTGCCTCCGGGATAGGCCGCGCCACAGCCATAAGGTTTGCCGAAGCCGGGGCAGACCTCGAGCTCGTTGACATTAACGAGTCAGGTCTGGAAGAAACTAAAGCCCTTGTGGTAGAGTTTGAAGTAGATGTGAACCTTCACCGCGTCGACCTCTCTCGGAAGGTGGGGGTAGATGCCCTCTGGGAGGGCCTGAGGGGCAGGGAGCCCACTGTGCTGGTCAACAACGCCGGCGTCTACTGGTTCAGAGACTTCACGGAGGTCGATGAAGGGTTCTACGAAAAGGTCATGGCGATAAACATCCACTCCGTTTTCTGGATGTGCCAGAACTTCGTGAGGCTTAGAAAGGAGCAGGGAGGCGTGATAATTAACGTGGGCTCCATAGAGGCGTTTCTGCCCTTCGCCAAAGGCCTTGCCCACTACGATACCGCAAAGCTCGGCGTGGTCGCTTTAACGAGGGCGATAGCGAGGGAATACGGAAAGAGAATCAGGGCCAATGTGATAGTTCCGGGAGGAATAGAGACCGAAGGGGTAAGGAGGCTCAAGAAAGAGGCGATAATGAAGCTCGACATGGAGAAGATAGGCATATCCTTCAACTTCAACGCGCGCCTTCCGATGGGCCGCTTTGGGGAGCCCGATGAGGTCGCGAGGATGATACTCTTCCTCGCGAGCGATTTAGCCAGCTACATGAACGGTGCAATAATCCCGGTTGATGGGGAATTTCTATCAACGTAA